A single region of the Halomicroarcula saliterrae genome encodes:
- the rpiA gene encoding ribose-5-phosphate isomerase RpiA, which yields MKQGGSDAAKRAAGESAAEAVEDGMVVGLGTGSTTAHAIRAIGRRVDAGLDIVGVPTSFQSRELAREVGIPLTELDDASVDLAIDGADEVAGADLIKGGGAAHAREKIVDASADRFLVVADPTKTAETLSHPVPVEVLPAARTTVAASVRQTGGEPTLRQAERKDGPVVTDNGNLVLDCDFGDIDDPAALGQTLASLPGVVEHGLFVGLADEVHVGSEDGVTVREL from the coding sequence ATGAAACAGGGCGGCTCCGACGCGGCGAAACGGGCGGCCGGCGAGTCAGCGGCCGAAGCGGTCGAGGACGGGATGGTCGTCGGGCTGGGCACCGGGAGTACGACGGCACACGCCATCCGGGCCATCGGGCGGCGGGTCGACGCCGGCCTCGATATCGTCGGCGTCCCGACCTCCTTCCAGTCGCGGGAACTCGCTCGCGAGGTCGGCATCCCGCTGACCGAACTCGACGACGCCAGTGTGGACCTGGCCATCGACGGCGCCGACGAGGTGGCCGGCGCCGACCTGATAAAAGGCGGCGGGGCGGCCCACGCCCGCGAGAAAATCGTCGACGCGAGCGCGGACCGATTTCTCGTCGTCGCCGACCCGACGAAGACCGCCGAGACGCTCTCACACCCGGTGCCGGTGGAGGTGCTGCCGGCCGCACGGACCACAGTGGCCGCGTCGGTACGGCAGACGGGCGGCGAGCCGACGCTCCGGCAGGCCGAGCGCAAGGACGGCCCCGTCGTCACCGACAACGGGAACCTCGTGCTGGACTGCGACTTCGGCGATATCGACGACCCGGCGGCTCTGGGGCAGACCCTCGCGTCGCTCCCCGGCGTCGTCGAACACGGGCTGTTCGTCGGGCTGGCCGACGAGGTCCACGTCGGCAGTGAGGACGGCGTGACGGTCCGAGAGCTGTAG
- a CDS encoding DUF1931 domain-containing protein yields the protein MADLIVKAAVKEELDDMNVASDFYDALDAEVEELLADAARRADANDRKTVQPRDL from the coding sequence ATGGCAGACCTAATCGTCAAAGCCGCCGTTAAGGAAGAGCTCGATGACATGAACGTTGCGTCGGACTTCTACGATGCACTCGACGCCGAGGTCGAGGAACTGCTCGCCGACGCCGCTCGACGAGCTGACGCCAACGACCGAAAGACCGTTCAGCCGCGAGACCTGTAA
- the larB gene encoding nickel pincer cofactor biosynthesis protein LarB, with the protein MREILDAVAAGELTPAEAETALSGYATTGAGRFDAARERRSGVPEAVLGAGKTAAEIADLAATAVETTGRAIVTRIDGSEAGAVRRELAGLDTDASVRWSERSDWLVATASGFERPAVDASVGVVTAGTSDAVPAGEAAMMAREMGADVTRIDDVGVASLARTVDAVDRLRTHDVLVVAAGREGALPTVVAGLVDVPVVALPVSTGYGHGGDGEAALSGMLQSCTALSVVNIDAGFTAGTQAGLIARQVGAARGGK; encoded by the coding sequence ATGCGCGAGATACTGGACGCGGTCGCGGCGGGCGAACTCACCCCCGCCGAGGCCGAGACGGCGCTCTCGGGGTACGCGACGACCGGTGCCGGCCGGTTCGACGCCGCCCGGGAGCGCCGGTCGGGCGTCCCCGAGGCAGTGCTGGGGGCGGGCAAGACAGCTGCGGAGATAGCCGACCTCGCGGCGACGGCCGTCGAGACGACCGGCCGGGCCATCGTCACGCGAATCGACGGCAGCGAAGCTGGGGCCGTCCGGCGGGAGCTGGCGGGCCTCGACACCGACGCGTCGGTCCGCTGGTCCGAGCGGTCGGACTGGCTCGTGGCCACGGCGTCGGGGTTCGAGCGGCCCGCTGTCGACGCCAGCGTCGGCGTCGTCACCGCCGGGACCTCGGACGCCGTTCCGGCCGGCGAGGCGGCGATGATGGCCCGCGAGATGGGGGCCGACGTGACGAGAATCGACGACGTGGGCGTCGCGAGCCTCGCACGGACCGTCGACGCGGTCGACCGGTTGCGCACGCACGACGTGCTGGTCGTCGCTGCGGGCCGAGAGGGCGCCCTGCCCACCGTCGTCGCGGGCCTCGTCGACGTGCCGGTCGTCGCACTCCCCGTCTCGACGGGCTACGGTCACGGCGGCGACGGCGAGGCCGCCCTCTCCGGGATGTTGCAGTCCTGTACCGCGCTGTCGGTGGTCAACATCGACGCGGGCTTTACCGCGGGCACACAGGCCGGGCTCATCGCCAGACAGGTCGGGGCCGCGCGGGGGGGCAAATGA
- a CDS encoding DUF7563 family protein: MPECNHCGAHVSDQFARVFADEYGHIRACPNCSANAGIAEVSKERAHQA, from the coding sequence ATGCCCGAATGCAATCACTGCGGCGCGCACGTTTCAGACCAGTTCGCCCGTGTGTTCGCGGACGAGTACGGACACATCCGGGCCTGCCCGAACTGCTCGGCGAACGCTGGCATCGCCGAGGTGTCGAAAGAGCGCGCCCACCAAGCGTGA
- a CDS encoding GIY-YIG nuclease family protein, with protein MTTTRSPVHYAYVLRCSDGSFYTGYTTDVERRVREHDDGDGAKYTRGRTPVELVHVERFESKSAAMSREYEIKQLSRAEKETLVEGDGPRRDGSHSDP; from the coding sequence ATGACCACCACGCGGAGCCCTGTTCACTACGCCTACGTGCTGCGGTGTAGTGACGGAAGCTTTTACACCGGCTACACGACCGACGTGGAGCGCCGGGTGCGTGAACACGACGACGGGGACGGCGCGAAGTACACCCGCGGCCGGACGCCCGTCGAACTCGTCCACGTCGAGCGTTTCGAGTCGAAGTCGGCGGCGATGAGCCGCGAGTACGAGATAAAACAGCTGTCGCGGGCCGAGAAAGAGACACTCGTCGAGGGCGACGGCCCCCGACGGGACGGGAGCCACAGCGACCCGTAG
- a CDS encoding phosphoglucomutase/phosphomannomutase family protein, with the protein MDEDDAAAISFGTDGWRATLDVFTEPRVRIVGQAIATTLRERDEGDSVVVGYDARNTSRGFAEELARVLCANGFDVLLPERDTPTPVVAWTAKEGDHAGALQITASHNPPEYNGVKFIPGQGAPALPDITEDVVSNLAEPESLPEDEHGEVTERDLVADYADHAIDYADADLDGLTVAYDAMYGSGRGVTDALLERAGADVTAMRDYLDPEFGGGSPEPTAEKVGELIEAVTEGGADIGFVNDGDADRLGIVTPERGFLDPNLFLAAMYDYLLETREGDVVRTVSTSSIVDEVAHDHGQDVHETAVGFKWVAEAMAEHDALFGGEESGGFGLTDHLRNKDGVLLALVAAAAESETSLDSRVDGLIEAYGEIHQSRISVDCPDDRKEPVLSDLETELPDAVAGVAVDGINTVDGFKVRLEDGTWLLMRPSGTEPKLRIYAEAGSEERVEELLEAGRELVEPLV; encoded by the coding sequence ATGGACGAAGACGATGCCGCAGCGATAAGCTTCGGAACGGACGGCTGGCGAGCGACCCTCGACGTGTTCACGGAACCGCGGGTGCGCATCGTCGGGCAGGCCATCGCCACGACGCTACGGGAGCGCGACGAGGGCGACTCGGTCGTCGTCGGCTACGACGCCCGCAACACCTCGCGCGGCTTCGCCGAGGAACTGGCCCGCGTGCTGTGTGCTAACGGCTTCGACGTGCTCCTGCCCGAGCGGGACACGCCGACACCCGTCGTCGCGTGGACGGCCAAGGAGGGTGACCACGCCGGGGCGCTCCAGATCACGGCGAGTCACAACCCGCCCGAGTACAACGGCGTGAAGTTCATCCCCGGGCAGGGCGCCCCCGCGCTGCCCGACATCACCGAGGACGTGGTGTCGAACCTCGCGGAGCCGGAGAGCCTCCCCGAGGACGAACACGGCGAGGTCACCGAGCGCGACCTCGTCGCCGACTACGCCGACCACGCCATCGACTACGCCGACGCCGACCTCGACGGGCTCACCGTGGCCTACGACGCGATGTACGGCAGCGGCCGCGGCGTCACGGACGCCCTGCTCGAACGCGCCGGCGCCGACGTCACCGCGATGCGGGACTATCTCGACCCCGAGTTCGGCGGCGGCTCGCCGGAACCGACCGCCGAGAAGGTCGGCGAACTCATCGAGGCGGTCACCGAGGGCGGCGCCGACATCGGCTTCGTCAACGACGGCGACGCCGACCGACTCGGTATCGTCACGCCCGAGCGGGGCTTTCTCGACCCGAACCTGTTCCTGGCCGCGATGTACGACTACCTGCTGGAAACGCGTGAGGGCGACGTGGTCCGGACCGTCTCCACGTCCAGCATCGTCGACGAGGTCGCCCACGACCACGGTCAGGACGTCCACGAGACCGCCGTCGGCTTCAAGTGGGTCGCCGAGGCGATGGCCGAACACGACGCCCTCTTCGGCGGCGAGGAATCGGGCGGCTTCGGCCTGACCGACCACCTCCGGAACAAGGACGGCGTCCTGCTGGCGCTGGTCGCCGCGGCCGCGGAGAGCGAGACGTCGCTCGATTCCCGCGTCGACGGCCTCATCGAAGCGTACGGCGAAATCCACCAGTCCCGAATCAGCGTCGATTGCCCCGACGACCGCAAGGAGCCGGTGCTCTCGGACCTGGAGACCGAACTCCCCGACGCCGTCGCCGGCGTCGCCGTCGACGGCATCAACACCGTCGACGGGTTCAAGGTGCGCCTCGAAGACGGCACGTGGCTGCTGATGCGACCCTCCGGCACCGAGCCGAAGCTCCGCATCTACGCCGAGGCGGGCAGCGAGGAGCGCGTCGAGGAACTGCTCGAAGCCGGCCGCGAACTCGTCGAGCCGCTGGTCTGA
- a CDS encoding DoxX family protein: MSSQEVSLRSTVGGLTAEGRLHTLSVWFILALRIMMGVAFFQSGFDKVLSGGFSASGYLTNAPQANGSPAAGLFTAMGSAPWFVDFVNVAVPWGELLIGLGLIVGALTRLAAFWGAAMMLLFYLGNWDIAHGYINGDFAYMLVFLSVAAFGAGRIMGLDQYIERYEVGGVPLTERFPWMRYLLG, translated from the coding sequence ATGTCGTCACAGGAAGTGTCTCTTCGAAGCACCGTCGGCGGACTCACCGCGGAAGGCAGACTGCACACGCTCTCCGTCTGGTTCATCCTCGCCTTGCGTATCATGATGGGCGTGGCGTTCTTCCAGAGCGGGTTCGATAAGGTGCTGTCCGGGGGCTTCAGCGCGTCCGGCTACCTCACGAACGCCCCGCAGGCCAACGGGAGCCCCGCGGCCGGGCTCTTCACCGCGATGGGGTCGGCGCCGTGGTTCGTCGACTTCGTGAACGTCGCCGTCCCGTGGGGCGAGTTGCTCATCGGACTCGGGCTCATCGTCGGCGCGCTCACCCGCCTCGCGGCGTTCTGGGGCGCAGCCATGATGCTCCTGTTCTACCTCGGGAACTGGGACATCGCCCACGGCTACATCAACGGCGACTTCGCGTACATGCTCGTGTTCCTCTCGGTCGCGGCCTTCGGCGCGGGCCGAATCATGGGGCTCGACCAGTACATCGAGCGCTACGAGGTCGGCGGCGTGCCCCTGACCGAGCGGTTCCCGTGGATGCGGTACCTCCTTGGCTGA
- a CDS encoding pyridoxamine 5'-phosphate oxidase family protein: MDPDAQFAYTRAMSEPEVESHLQRVDHGVLALADSNTSYAVPLYHHYEDGRLFFRLGETPDNRKAEYIETTEAATYVVFETEETAGPAEERGWSVVARGPIEQVPQSHPAYDIESINERFPPIRLFDEAHDEVELTLYELDVEQLSGRRN; the protein is encoded by the coding sequence ATGGACCCCGACGCCCAGTTTGCCTACACCAGGGCCATGAGCGAGCCAGAGGTCGAATCACACCTGCAACGCGTGGACCACGGCGTCCTCGCGCTGGCCGACAGTAACACCAGCTACGCTGTTCCGCTGTATCACCACTACGAGGACGGGCGGCTCTTTTTCCGGCTCGGCGAGACGCCCGACAACAGGAAAGCCGAGTACATCGAGACGACCGAGGCGGCGACCTACGTCGTCTTCGAGACCGAGGAGACGGCCGGCCCGGCGGAGGAACGCGGCTGGAGCGTCGTCGCTCGCGGCCCCATCGAGCAGGTGCCACAGAGTCATCCGGCCTACGACATCGAGTCCATCAACGAGCGGTTCCCACCCATCCGGCTGTTCGACGAGGCCCACGACGAGGTCGAGCTGACGCTGTACGAACTCGACGTCGAGCAGCTCTCGGGGCGGCGGAACTGA
- a CDS encoding RDD family protein, translating into MAFLVDFTLSSVVAATLWFVFAVIRTLVGVGSSLGAVAADSPGTAAMVGSSLLDLALGFALWLLIALVVGGYFVVQLQLKGQTLGMRLLDLVVVSEDGTAITRQQALERTAVLLAPLPLMALSSVLVPLVGFFIALFLMTVWLLVEAAVLVLDEDAQRLGDRVAGTLVVEESL; encoded by the coding sequence GTGGCATTTCTCGTCGACTTCACGCTGTCGAGCGTCGTGGCCGCGACGCTGTGGTTCGTGTTCGCTGTCATCCGAACGCTCGTCGGTGTGGGTTCGTCGCTGGGCGCGGTGGCCGCCGATTCGCCCGGGACGGCGGCGATGGTCGGCTCCAGCCTGTTGGATCTGGCGCTGGGTTTCGCCCTGTGGCTCCTCATCGCCCTCGTGGTCGGCGGCTACTTCGTCGTCCAGCTCCAGCTGAAAGGCCAGACGCTCGGGATGCGGCTGCTCGACCTCGTGGTGGTGAGCGAGGACGGCACCGCGATAACACGACAACAGGCGCTCGAACGGACCGCAGTGCTCCTCGCGCCGCTGCCGCTGATGGCGCTTTCGAGCGTGCTCGTCCCCCTCGTGGGCTTTTTCATCGCGCTGTTTCTGATGACCGTCTGGCTCCTCGTCGAAGCCGCCGTGCTCGTGCTCGACGAGGACGCACAGCGCCTCGGCGACCGGGTCGCGGGGACCCTCGTCGTCGAGGAATCGCTCTGA
- a CDS encoding GNAT family N-acetyltransferase: MTAVREAAVADLPDVMNVLDGAVLEADAAAVRDAIADDDVLVAVSGDGERVLGALVLDGDHVDAVAVRRRRRGQGIGTELVEAAADRRERLTAAFDADLRPFYEGLGFTLEPADESGRFRGER, encoded by the coding sequence ATGACCGCCGTCCGCGAAGCCGCTGTCGCGGACCTGCCGGACGTGATGAACGTCCTCGACGGCGCGGTGCTCGAAGCGGACGCGGCCGCCGTCCGGGACGCCATCGCCGACGACGACGTGCTCGTGGCCGTCTCCGGGGACGGGGAGCGGGTCCTCGGCGCGCTCGTGCTCGACGGGGACCACGTCGACGCCGTCGCGGTCCGTCGGCGCCGACGCGGGCAGGGCATCGGGACCGAACTGGTCGAGGCGGCCGCCGACCGGCGAGAGCGCCTGACGGCGGCCTTCGACGCGGACCTGCGCCCGTTCTACGAGGGGCTGGGATTCACGCTGGAACCGGCCGACGAATCCGGCCGTTTTCGGGGCGAGCGTTAG
- a CDS encoding peroxiredoxin family protein — protein sequence MSIEATDFSLPNVGPGPDPLSLSGLAADHDFALLLFQRDHYCTNCRKQVQTVAGRYDEFAGRNTEVVSIVPEPPETVREWQDSYDLPYPLVADPETTAGDAYDQPVRFGFLGDWSDFLGRMPEAVLVDLRDEPAVVWQYRGKSTFDRPSVDDLLSAIDDARDA from the coding sequence ATGTCCATCGAGGCGACCGACTTCTCCCTGCCCAACGTCGGGCCGGGTCCCGACCCGCTGTCGCTGTCCGGACTCGCCGCCGACCACGACTTCGCCCTCCTCCTGTTCCAGCGGGACCACTACTGCACGAACTGCCGAAAGCAGGTCCAGACCGTCGCGGGCCGCTACGACGAGTTCGCCGGCCGGAACACCGAGGTGGTCTCCATCGTCCCCGAGCCGCCGGAGACGGTCCGCGAGTGGCAGGACAGCTACGACCTCCCCTATCCGCTGGTCGCGGACCCCGAGACGACGGCCGGCGACGCCTACGACCAGCCCGTTCGCTTTGGCTTCCTGGGCGACTGGAGCGACTTCCTCGGGCGGATGCCCGAAGCCGTGCTCGTCGACCTGCGGGACGAGCCGGCAGTCGTCTGGCAGTACCGCGGCAAGTCGACGTTCGATCGGCCCAGCGTCGACGACCTGCTGTCGGCCATCGACGACGCCCGCGACGCATGA
- a CDS encoding DUF5788 family protein translates to MDDAAREKLLRRVNRQSATVGVSLPETVTVGGEELPLAEFVIETRTVPGVPPESRGLLASAKETLRTERAERLERLESAPLDREEAETLADEIIGIDRALHALENIRQPDYGETARTADVEDHKRWSAFLDQLS, encoded by the coding sequence ATGGACGATGCGGCGCGCGAGAAGCTCCTGCGACGTGTCAACCGCCAGAGCGCGACGGTCGGAGTGTCGCTGCCGGAGACGGTCACTGTCGGCGGCGAGGAACTACCGCTGGCGGAGTTCGTCATCGAGACCCGGACGGTCCCGGGGGTCCCACCGGAGAGTCGGGGCCTGCTCGCTAGCGCCAAAGAGACGCTGCGAACCGAGCGCGCCGAGCGGCTGGAACGGCTGGAGTCCGCGCCGCTGGACCGCGAGGAGGCGGAGACGCTGGCCGACGAGATTATCGGTATCGACCGGGCGCTGCACGCCCTGGAGAACATCAGACAGCCGGACTACGGCGAGACGGCACGGACGGCCGACGTCGAGGACCACAAACGGTGGTCGGCGTTTCTCGACCAGCTCAGCTAG
- the samp2 gene encoding ubiquitin-like small modifier protein SAMP2 → MHVTVEVAGEETHEVTVPEDATYADLLGPLELSPHEVSVMVGDRTVPTNQPVESEHVRVVRLIKGG, encoded by the coding sequence ATGCACGTCACCGTCGAGGTGGCCGGCGAAGAGACCCACGAGGTCACCGTCCCAGAGGACGCCACCTACGCCGACCTGCTCGGTCCGCTCGAACTCTCACCGCACGAGGTGTCGGTGATGGTCGGGGACCGAACGGTCCCGACGAACCAGCCGGTCGAGAGCGAACACGTCCGCGTCGTCCGGCTCATCAAGGGCGGCTGA
- the lpdA gene encoding dihydrolipoyl dehydrogenase: protein MVVGDVTTGTELLVIGGGPGGYVAAIRGAQLGLDTTLVERDAYGGTCLNHGCIPSKALISAADVAHDAREAEGMGVFADPAVDMNAMTEWKDGVVTRLTRGVESLCKSAGVNLVEGTAEFVDEETVRVAHGGEGQGSETVAFEHAVVATGSRPIEVPDLPFDGEQILSSREALALETVPDDLLVVGAGYIGMELSTVFAKLGADVTVVEMLDDVLPGYEDDVAAVVRERAESLGVGFAFGEAASGWEPLDDGRIRVATTDEDDGIEEYHAEKALVAVGREPVTDTLGLDNVDLDPDGDGFLATDEQARTELDGVFAVGDVAGEPMLAHKAMAEGEVAAEVAAGEPSALDHQAVPAAVFTDPEIGTVGMTYAEAREAGFDPVVGEMPLRASGRALTLDEREGFVRLVADADTEFLLGAQIVGPEASELVAEVGLAIELGARLEDIAGTIHTHPTLSEAVHEAAKAARGEAIHTQ, encoded by the coding sequence ATGGTCGTTGGAGACGTTACCACGGGAACGGAGTTACTGGTCATCGGTGGCGGGCCGGGCGGCTACGTCGCCGCCATCAGAGGCGCCCAGCTGGGCCTCGATACGACGCTGGTCGAACGGGACGCCTACGGGGGGACCTGTCTCAACCACGGCTGTATCCCCTCGAAAGCGCTCATCTCGGCGGCCGACGTGGCCCACGACGCCCGGGAGGCCGAGGGGATGGGCGTCTTCGCGGACCCCGCCGTCGACATGAACGCGATGACGGAGTGGAAAGACGGGGTGGTCACCCGGCTGACGCGGGGCGTCGAGTCGCTGTGTAAGTCCGCGGGGGTCAATCTCGTCGAGGGGACCGCCGAGTTCGTCGACGAGGAGACGGTCCGGGTGGCCCACGGCGGCGAGGGGCAGGGCTCCGAGACCGTCGCCTTCGAGCACGCCGTCGTCGCGACCGGGAGCCGGCCCATCGAGGTACCGGACCTGCCCTTCGACGGCGAGCAGATCCTCTCCTCGCGCGAGGCGCTGGCCCTCGAAACGGTGCCCGACGACCTGCTCGTCGTCGGGGCGGGCTACATCGGGATGGAGCTGTCGACGGTGTTCGCGAAGCTCGGCGCGGACGTGACCGTCGTCGAGATGCTGGACGACGTGTTGCCGGGCTACGAGGACGACGTGGCCGCCGTGGTGCGCGAGCGCGCCGAGTCGCTGGGCGTCGGCTTCGCCTTCGGCGAGGCCGCGAGCGGCTGGGAGCCCCTCGACGACGGGCGCATCCGCGTGGCGACGACCGACGAGGACGACGGCATCGAGGAGTACCACGCCGAGAAGGCCCTCGTGGCCGTCGGTCGCGAACCGGTCACCGACACGCTCGGCCTCGACAACGTCGACCTCGACCCCGACGGGGACGGGTTCCTCGCGACGGACGAGCAGGCCCGGACCGAGCTGGACGGCGTCTTCGCCGTCGGCGACGTGGCCGGTGAGCCGATGCTGGCCCACAAGGCGATGGCCGAGGGCGAGGTGGCCGCCGAGGTCGCGGCGGGCGAGCCGTCGGCCCTGGACCACCAGGCCGTCCCCGCCGCCGTCTTCACCGACCCCGAAATCGGGACCGTCGGCATGACGTACGCCGAGGCCCGCGAGGCCGGCTTCGACCCCGTCGTCGGCGAGATGCCGCTCAGAGCGAGCGGCCGGGCGCTGACGCTCGACGAGCGCGAGGGGTTCGTCCGGCTCGTCGCCGACGCGGATACGGAGTTCCTGCTCGGGGCCCAGATTGTCGGCCCCGAGGCCTCCGAACTCGTCGCCGAGGTCGGGCTGGCCATCGAACTGGGCGCGCGACTCGAAGATATCGCGGGGACGATACACACCCATCCCACGCTCTCCGAGGCCGTCCACGAGGCCGCCAAGGCCGCTCGCGGCGAGGCCATCCACACGCAGTGA
- a CDS encoding aldo/keto reductase, which translates to MANDTFDIGGDLTVNRLGFGAMRLTGDGVIGEPDDVGNAHDVLRRTVELGVDFIDTADSYGPGVSERLIGEALDPGREDLVVATKGGLLRNTDGDWLAHGDPDYLRNAHLCSLDRLGVDTIDLYQLHRPDPDTPFEDSVHALAELKDEGLIRHVGLSNVSVDQLETARDIVDVATVQNQYNVANRDAQAVLDACENYGVGFIPWFPLAAGDLDEVDGIGDIADAHEATPHQIALAWLLRSSEVTLPIPGTADIAHLEQNVAAADIELTDAELATLS; encoded by the coding sequence ATGGCCAACGACACCTTCGACATCGGTGGCGACCTGACGGTCAACCGACTCGGCTTCGGCGCGATGCGCCTCACCGGCGACGGCGTCATCGGCGAGCCGGACGACGTCGGGAACGCTCACGACGTACTGCGACGGACCGTCGAACTCGGCGTCGACTTCATCGACACCGCCGACTCCTACGGCCCCGGCGTCTCCGAACGGCTCATCGGCGAGGCGCTCGACCCCGGCCGCGAGGATCTCGTCGTCGCGACGAAAGGGGGCCTGCTGCGCAACACCGACGGCGACTGGCTCGCCCACGGCGACCCCGACTACCTCCGCAACGCCCACCTCTGTTCGCTGGACCGGCTGGGCGTCGACACCATCGACCTCTACCAGCTCCACCGGCCCGACCCGGACACCCCCTTCGAGGACTCCGTCCACGCGCTGGCGGAGCTGAAAGACGAGGGGCTGATTCGCCACGTCGGCCTCTCGAACGTCAGCGTCGACCAGCTGGAGACGGCCCGCGATATCGTCGACGTGGCGACGGTCCAGAACCAGTACAACGTCGCCAACCGCGACGCCCAGGCAGTCCTCGACGCGTGTGAGAACTACGGCGTCGGCTTCATCCCGTGGTTCCCGCTCGCGGCCGGGGACCTCGATGAGGTCGACGGCATCGGCGATATCGCCGACGCCCACGAGGCCACGCCCCACCAGATAGCGCTGGCGTGGCTCCTGCGGTCCTCCGAGGTGACGCTGCCGATTCCGGGGACCGCCGACATCGCGCATCTGGAGCAGAACGTCGCCGCCGCCGACATCGAACTCACGGACGCGGAACTGGCGACGCTCAGCTGA
- the pheA gene encoding prephenate dehydratase, translated as MTTITLGPSGTYSHRAARAVADDGDIAFAESMTAIVEAVADGEADRGVVPVENSIEGSVTESLDAFTNHDVAVVREIITPIRHALLAQDDSFSLVASHAQALAQCRGWLEEHYPGVDVEAVASTARGVERAREDPDVAAIGHPDNAGDGLQLLAEDIQDQSSNATRFVAVAPTSERAEGGGKTSFIVYPNADYPGLLLELLEPFADRDINLTRVESRPSGERLGDYVFHIDVAAGLYEERTQKALADIEALAEKGWVRHLGSYDTETVID; from the coding sequence ATGACGACTATCACGCTGGGGCCGTCCGGGACGTACTCCCACCGGGCCGCCCGGGCAGTCGCCGACGACGGCGACATCGCCTTCGCCGAATCGATGACCGCTATCGTCGAGGCCGTCGCCGACGGCGAGGCCGACCGCGGCGTCGTCCCCGTCGAGAACAGCATCGAGGGGTCGGTCACGGAGTCGCTCGACGCGTTCACCAACCACGACGTGGCCGTCGTCCGGGAGATAATCACGCCCATCCGCCACGCCCTGCTGGCACAGGACGACTCGTTCTCGCTCGTCGCCAGCCACGCACAGGCGCTGGCCCAGTGTCGCGGCTGGCTGGAGGAACACTACCCCGGCGTCGACGTGGAGGCCGTCGCCTCGACGGCCCGCGGCGTCGAGCGCGCCCGCGAGGACCCCGACGTGGCCGCCATCGGCCACCCGGACAACGCCGGCGACGGCCTCCAGTTGCTGGCCGAGGACATCCAGGACCAGTCCTCGAACGCGACCCGCTTCGTCGCCGTCGCGCCGACCAGCGAGCGCGCCGAAGGCGGCGGCAAGACCTCCTTCATCGTCTACCCCAACGCCGACTACCCCGGACTGTTGCTCGAACTGCTGGAACCCTTCGCCGACCGCGACATCAATCTCACGCGCGTCGAATCGCGCCCAAGCGGCGAGCGACTCGGCGACTACGTCTTCCACATCGACGTCGCCGCCGGGCTCTACGAGGAGCGCACCCAGAAGGCGCTGGCGGACATCGAAGCACTCGCGGAGAAGGGCTGGGTCCGTCATCTCGGCTCCTACGACACCGAGACCGTGATAGATTAG
- a CDS encoding PIN domain-containing protein: protein MPRVLVDTTVLFAATYRRDSAHDAALPILKGIDTAALPEAVVLDYVLAETLNGLTTHAGHGAAVDFLDRVEENTRFHIDSLTADGFATAKALFRHHERFSFVDSCIVAHMQAEGLGYLYAFDDDFDAAEDVYRLDIATNPYQPE from the coding sequence ATGCCGCGCGTACTCGTCGATACGACTGTTCTCTTCGCGGCGACGTACCGCCGAGACAGCGCTCACGATGCTGCTCTCCCTATCCTCAAGGGAATCGATACCGCTGCTCTGCCGGAAGCGGTTGTCCTCGATTACGTGCTCGCCGAGACACTCAATGGATTAACAACACACGCTGGTCATGGCGCCGCTGTCGACTTTCTCGATCGGGTCGAAGAGAACACGCGATTCCACATCGACTCGTTGACGGCGGACGGGTTTGCCACAGCGAAAGCGCTCTTTCGACACCACGAGCGCTTTTCGTTCGTCGACTCCTGTATCGTCGCACATATGCAAGCAGAGGGACTCGGGTATCTCTACGCGTTCGACGATGATTTCGACGCTGCCGAGGACGTCTACCGCCTCGACATCGCAACAAACCCATATCAGCCAGAGTGA